Proteins encoded in a region of the bacterium genome:
- a CDS encoding nucleotidyltransferase family protein, with protein sequence MTTRELLHEKREEILALAAKHKAHNVRVFGSAVRGEDGPESDVDFLVEFEPGVRLMERLTFMVELEELLGRQVDVCSDRSLEPLIQEQVRREAAAL encoded by the coding sequence ATGACAACCCGTGAGCTGTTGCACGAGAAGCGGGAGGAGATCCTGGCCCTGGCCGCCAAGCACAAGGCCCATAACGTGCGCGTGTTCGGGTCGGCGGTGCGAGGGGAGGACGGGCCGGAGAGCGATGTGGACTTCCTGGTGGAGTTTGAGCCGGGAGTGCGGCTCATGGAGCGACTGACCTTCATGGTCGAGCTCGAGGAGTTGCTGGGACGCCAGGTGGACGTCTGTTCAGACAGGAGTCTCGAGCCCCTGATACAGGAGCAGGTACGAAGGGAAGCTGCCGCCCTGTGA
- a CDS encoding DUF86 domain-containing protein, whose amino-acid sequence MKDERVYLSHILKCIARLEEEVARGEAEFRASETVRDAVLMNLATMGEAIKRLSAETRGLGPGLPWSQITKLRDVIIHRYDRLDLHEIWDIARLDVPPFKAQVEELLQQMSARPMQAEGPETGGPGNTEG is encoded by the coding sequence GTGAAGGATGAGCGCGTCTACCTGAGCCACATACTCAAGTGCATCGCCCGACTCGAAGAGGAAGTGGCGAGGGGCGAGGCGGAGTTCCGCGCCAGCGAGACCGTGCGAGACGCAGTGCTGATGAACCTCGCCACCATGGGCGAGGCAATCAAGCGCCTGTCTGCCGAGACGCGTGGTCTTGGGCCGGGATTGCCGTGGAGCCAGATCACCAAGCTCCGTGATGTGATCATCCATCGCTACGACCGTCTCGACCTGCACGAGATCTGGGACATCGCGCGGCTGGATGTGCCGCCCTTCAAGGCCCAGGTAGAGGAGTTGCTCCAGCAGATGTCGGCGCGCCCAATGCAGGCTGAAGGTCCCGAGACCGGCGGGCCGGGCAACACTGAAGGATAA